The following proteins come from a genomic window of Malus sylvestris chromosome 4, drMalSylv7.2, whole genome shotgun sequence:
- the LOC126619898 gene encoding vacuolar-sorting receptor 1-like isoform X1 gives MKEKLGLLVGVWFLLCGVCVGRFVVEKNSLKVTSPSSMKGLYECAIGNFGVPQYGGTLVGTVYYPKTNQKACKGFEDFDESFKPKPGGLPTFLLVDRGDCYFTLKAWNAQKGGAAAILVADDRNEPLITMDNPEEENADADYLQKITIPSALISKELGESIKKSLSGGEMVNINLDWTEALPHPDERVEYEFWTNSNDECGPKCDSQIEFVKSFKGAAQVLERKGYTQFTPHYITWYCPEAFVLSKQCKSQCINHGRYCAPDPEQDFSKGYDGKDVVVQNLRQACLYKVANESGKPWLWWDYVTDFAIRCPMKDKKYTEECANQVIESLGADLKKIQKCIGDPEADEENAVLKAEQDAQIGKGTRGDVTILPTLVINNRQYRGKLDKGAVLKAICAGFQETTEPSVCLSEDVQTNECLENNGGCWHDKAANITACRDTFRGRVCECPIVQGVKFVGDGYTHCEASGALRCGINNGGCWKETRSGRTYSACRDDHTNGCSCPPGFKGDGEKTCEDVDECKEKTACQCSQCKCKNTWGSYECSCGGGLLYMRENDACIAGKNGSGSGSSWGLIWVIILCLGAVGVGGFAVYKYRIRRYMDSEIRAIMAQYMPLDNQGEVPSHVARGDI, from the exons atgaaggaaaagctTGGACTTTTAGTGGGGGTGTGGTTTCTGCTTTGTGGGGTTTGTGTGGGGAGGTTCGTGGTGGAGAAGAACAGCTTGAAGGTGACTTCTCCAAGCTCGATGAAGGGATTGTACGAATGTGCGATTGGGAACTTTGGGGTTCCTCAATACGGAGGAACGTTGGTCGGAACTGTGTACTATCCGAAGACCAATCAGAAGGCATGCAAAGGGTTTGAAGATTTCGATGAATCCTTCAAACCGAAGCCCGGTGGTCTGCCGACGTTTCTGCTTGTCGATCGAGGAG ATTGTTACTTCACATTGAAGGCATGGAATGCGCAGAAAGGGGGAGCGGCTGCTATTCTTGTTGCAGATGACAGGAATGAACCGTTGATTACCATGGACAATCCTGAAGAAGAAAATGCGGATGCTGATTATCTGCAGAAAATCACAATTCCCTCGGCTCTCATTAGCAAAGAGTTGGGAGAAAGTATAAAAAAATCTCTATCAGGTGGGGAGATGGTCAACATAAATCTAGACTGGACAGAGGCTCTTCCACATCCTGATGAACGTGTTGAGTATGAGTTCTGGACGAATAGCAATGATGAGTGTGGGCCAAAGTGTGATAGCCAGATTGAGTTTGTGAAAAGCTTTAAAGGAGCAGCTCAGGTTCTTGAGCGGAAGGGGTACACCCAGTTTACTCCACACTATATAACCTGGTACTGTCCAGAAGCTTTTGTTTTGAGCAAACAGTGCAAGTCTCAGTGCATCAACCATGGGAGGTACTGTGCTCCAGATCCCGAGCAAGATTTCAGTAAAGGTTATGATGGGAAAGATGTTGTGGTTCAAAATCTCCGCCAAGCTTGCTTATATAAAGTGGCCAATGAAAGTGGAAAGCCATGGCTTTGGTGGGACTATGTAACTGACTTTGCGATACGTTGCCCAATGAAAGATAAGAAGTACACCGAAGAGTGTGCAAATCAAGTTATTGAATCCCTTG GTGCTGATCTTAAGAAGATACAGAAATGTATTGGCGACCCTGAAGCGGATGAGGAGAATGCAGTTCTGAAGGCCGAACAGGATGCACAG ATTGGCAAAGGCACCCGTGGAGATGTTACGATATTGCCAACTCTTGTAATAAACAACAGACAGTATAGAG GGAAACTGGACAAAGGAGCTGTTCTCAAAGCCATCTGTGCTGGTTTCCAAGAGACCACTGAGCCCTCTGTTTGTTTAAGTGAAG ATGTACAGACAAATGAGTGTTTAGAGAACAATGGAGGTTGCTGGCATGACAAAGCTGCTAACATTACCGCGTGCAGG GATACATTTCGCGGAAGAGTGTGCGAATGCCCTATTGTGCAAGGCGTAAAGTTTGTTGGTGATGGTTATACTCACTGTGAAG CTTCAGGAGCATTACGTTGTGGAATAAACAATGGAGGTTGTTGGAAGGAAACCCGATCTGGCAGGACTTACTCTGCATGTCGT GATGACCATACAAATGGTTGCAGTTGTCCACCAGGATTCAAGGGTGATGGAGAGAAAACATGTGAAG ATGTTGATGAGTGCAAGGAGAAAACGGCTTGCCAATGTTCACAATGCAAATGCAAGAATACTTGGGGAAGTTACGAGTGCAGTTGCGGTGGCGGTTTACTGTACATGCGAGAAAATGATGCATGTATAG CAGGTAAAAACGGAAGTGGTTCTGGGTCTAGCTGGGGCCTAATTTGGGTTATCATTCTCTGCTTGGGTGCTGTCGGAGTTGGGGGCTTCGCAGTTTACAAGTACCGAATCCGG AGATACATGGATTCGGAGATCCGGGCAATCATGGCGCAGTACATGCCGTTGGATAATCAAGGAGAAGTTCCGAGCCACGTCGCCCGCGGGGATATCTGA
- the LOC126619911 gene encoding WRKY DNA-binding transcription factor 70-like, with translation MESVLPNRERAMEELIQGRELASQLSRIFENRSFLVDGAEGGSAEGIVNKILGSFVNTLLIINGKESDQEFVSDQIQGNGSGGSGSGVSDGGSGGSGDGGGADSSSWDANHVHAAPAITSEDYTEEQISCKSTSTFKDRRGSYKRRKTLQNSWTRDTPALTYDGHEWRKYGQKFIRSAKHSRNYFRCTHKFECKATKHVQQIQDHPPLFRTTYFGNHTCKDYLNASELVLNSASPRDSSKFICFDNANCLTNKEEHPFFSSVKEDMPTTDHMVKSDHNHSSPCDHLVSNDLTAFESSGFMSGFSSSIDQYDYDEEFSRIVESYFENEVSQYGF, from the exons ATGGAGAGTGTGCTACCGAATAGGGAGAGAGCGATGGAGGAGTTGATCCAAGGGCGTGAACTGGCAAGTCAACTTAGTCGGATTTTTGAAAATAGGTCATTTCTTGTTGATGGTGCTGAGGGGGGATCGGCTGAAGGTATTGTTAATAAGATTTTGGGGTCATTTGTGAATACCCTTTTGATTATAAATGGGAAGGAGTCTGATCAAGAGTTTGTTTCTGATCAAATTCAAGGGAATGGTAGTGGTGGTAGTGGTAGTGGTGTTAGTGACGGTGGTAGTGGTGGTAGTGGTGATGGTGGCGGTGCAGATTCATCATCTTGGGATGCTAATCATGTTCATGCTGCGCCTGCTATTACGTCTGAAGATTATACTGAGGAGCAGATCAGTTGTAAGAGCACTTCAACCTTCAAGGATCGTAGAGGTTCTTACAAGAGAAG AAAGACTTTACAAAACTCTTGGACTAGAGACACTCCTGCTTTGACTTACGATGGTCATGAATGGAGAAAGTACGGACAGAAATTTATTCGTAGTGCCAAGCATTCAAG AAACTACTTCAGATGCACTCACAAATTCGAGTGCAAAGCAACCAAACATGTGCAACAAATTCAAGATCATCCACCACTGTTTCGAACCACATATTTTGGGAATCACACCTGCAAAGACTACCTTAACGCTTCGGAATTGGTCTTGAATTCCGCAAGTCCTAGAGATTCTTCAAAGTTCATTTGTTTTGACAACGCCAACTGTTTGACAAACAAAGAAGAGCACCCTTTTTTCTCATCCGTTAAAGAAGATATGCCAACAACTGATCATATGGTGAAAAGTGACCACAACCATTCATCACCGTGTGATCATCTTGTGTCGAATGATCTGACGGCGTTTGAGTCTTCTGGTTTCATGAGCGGGTTCTCATCAAGCATCGATCAGTATGATTACGACGAGGAGTTTTCAAGGATTGTCGAGTCTTACTTCGAGAATGAAGTTTCGCAATAcggattttga
- the LOC126619917 gene encoding uncharacterized protein LOC126619917, protein MEVLVYLDTILVPLSFFLLIGYHVYLWYTFKAKPSLTTIGIDSMRRRKWFLEIMEADGMKGMLVIQSLRNTQMVAIFTASTAVALSLTLAALTNNAYNASHLVIKSPFFGSQSGSIFALKYGLASFLMLFSSLFSSMATGFLIDTIFLINASFEFSYSGITETQLEKGYMLALIGNRLLCISFPMLLWLFGPMLVALSSLALVWWLYELDFAAKLSTSSRQSLS, encoded by the exons ATGGAAGTGCTTGTTTATTTAGACACCATTTTAGTCCCCTTGAGCTTCTTCCTTCTGATAGGCTACCATGTCTATCTATGGTACACCTTCAAGGCCAAACCCTCTCTTACCACCATTGGAATTGACTcaatgagaagaagaaaatggtttCTAGAAATTATGGAG GCTGATGGTATGAAGGGGATGCTGGTAATCCAAAGCTTGAGAAACACTCAGATGGTGGCAATATTCACAGCTTCTACAGCAGTTGCTTTAAGCTTGACTTTGGCAGCTCTCACCAACAATGCTTACAATGCAAGTCACCTCGTTATCAAAAGCCCATTTTTTGGTTCGCAGTCTGGAAGCATCTTTGCTCTGAAATATGGGTTGGCCTCATTTCTCATGTTGTTTAGCTCATTATTCAGCTCCATGGCGACCGGGTTCCTGATCGATACCATTTTTCTAATAAACGCTTCTTTTGAGTTCTCATATTCCGGAATCACAGAAACCCAACTTGAAAAAGGGTACATGTTGGCTCTTATTGGCAACAGGTTGCTTTGTATTTCCTTTCCCATGTTGTTGTGGTTGTTTGGTCCAATGCTTGTTGCATTGTCTTCCCTGGCCTTGGTTTGGTGGCTTTATgagcttgattttgctgccAAACTCAGCACAAGCAGTAGGCAAAGCCTTAGTTGA
- the LOC126619898 gene encoding vacuolar-sorting receptor 1-like isoform X2, with translation MKEKLGLLVGVWFLLCGVCVGRFVVEKNSLKVTSPSSMKGLYECAIGNFGVPQYGGTLVGTVYYPKTNQKACKGFEDFDESFKPKPGGLPTFLLVDRGDCYFTLKAWNAQKGGAAAILVADDRNEPLITMDNPEEENADADYLQKITIPSALISKELGESIKKSLSGGEMVNINLDWTEALPHPDERVEYEFWTNSNDECGPKCDSQIEFVKSFKGAAQVLERKGYTQFTPHYITWYCPEAFVLSKQCKSQCINHGRYCAPDPEQDFSKGYDGKDVVVQNLRQACLYKVANESGKPWLWWDYVTDFAIRCPMKDKKYTEECANQVIESLGADLKKIQKCIGDPEADEENAVLKAEQDAQIGKGTRGDVTILPTLVINNRQYRGKLDKGAVLKAICAGFQETTEPSVCLSEDVQTNECLENNGGCWHDKAANITACRDTFRGRVCECPIVQGVKFVGDGYTHCEASGALRCGINNGGCWKETRSGRTYSACRDDHTNGCSCPPGFKGDGEKTCEDVDECKEKTACQCSQCKCKNTWGSYECSCGGGLLYMRENDACIGKNGSGSGSSWGLIWVIILCLGAVGVGGFAVYKYRIRRYMDSEIRAIMAQYMPLDNQGEVPSHVARGDI, from the exons atgaaggaaaagctTGGACTTTTAGTGGGGGTGTGGTTTCTGCTTTGTGGGGTTTGTGTGGGGAGGTTCGTGGTGGAGAAGAACAGCTTGAAGGTGACTTCTCCAAGCTCGATGAAGGGATTGTACGAATGTGCGATTGGGAACTTTGGGGTTCCTCAATACGGAGGAACGTTGGTCGGAACTGTGTACTATCCGAAGACCAATCAGAAGGCATGCAAAGGGTTTGAAGATTTCGATGAATCCTTCAAACCGAAGCCCGGTGGTCTGCCGACGTTTCTGCTTGTCGATCGAGGAG ATTGTTACTTCACATTGAAGGCATGGAATGCGCAGAAAGGGGGAGCGGCTGCTATTCTTGTTGCAGATGACAGGAATGAACCGTTGATTACCATGGACAATCCTGAAGAAGAAAATGCGGATGCTGATTATCTGCAGAAAATCACAATTCCCTCGGCTCTCATTAGCAAAGAGTTGGGAGAAAGTATAAAAAAATCTCTATCAGGTGGGGAGATGGTCAACATAAATCTAGACTGGACAGAGGCTCTTCCACATCCTGATGAACGTGTTGAGTATGAGTTCTGGACGAATAGCAATGATGAGTGTGGGCCAAAGTGTGATAGCCAGATTGAGTTTGTGAAAAGCTTTAAAGGAGCAGCTCAGGTTCTTGAGCGGAAGGGGTACACCCAGTTTACTCCACACTATATAACCTGGTACTGTCCAGAAGCTTTTGTTTTGAGCAAACAGTGCAAGTCTCAGTGCATCAACCATGGGAGGTACTGTGCTCCAGATCCCGAGCAAGATTTCAGTAAAGGTTATGATGGGAAAGATGTTGTGGTTCAAAATCTCCGCCAAGCTTGCTTATATAAAGTGGCCAATGAAAGTGGAAAGCCATGGCTTTGGTGGGACTATGTAACTGACTTTGCGATACGTTGCCCAATGAAAGATAAGAAGTACACCGAAGAGTGTGCAAATCAAGTTATTGAATCCCTTG GTGCTGATCTTAAGAAGATACAGAAATGTATTGGCGACCCTGAAGCGGATGAGGAGAATGCAGTTCTGAAGGCCGAACAGGATGCACAG ATTGGCAAAGGCACCCGTGGAGATGTTACGATATTGCCAACTCTTGTAATAAACAACAGACAGTATAGAG GGAAACTGGACAAAGGAGCTGTTCTCAAAGCCATCTGTGCTGGTTTCCAAGAGACCACTGAGCCCTCTGTTTGTTTAAGTGAAG ATGTACAGACAAATGAGTGTTTAGAGAACAATGGAGGTTGCTGGCATGACAAAGCTGCTAACATTACCGCGTGCAGG GATACATTTCGCGGAAGAGTGTGCGAATGCCCTATTGTGCAAGGCGTAAAGTTTGTTGGTGATGGTTATACTCACTGTGAAG CTTCAGGAGCATTACGTTGTGGAATAAACAATGGAGGTTGTTGGAAGGAAACCCGATCTGGCAGGACTTACTCTGCATGTCGT GATGACCATACAAATGGTTGCAGTTGTCCACCAGGATTCAAGGGTGATGGAGAGAAAACATGTGAAG ATGTTGATGAGTGCAAGGAGAAAACGGCTTGCCAATGTTCACAATGCAAATGCAAGAATACTTGGGGAAGTTACGAGTGCAGTTGCGGTGGCGGTTTACTGTACATGCGAGAAAATGATGCATGTATAG GTAAAAACGGAAGTGGTTCTGGGTCTAGCTGGGGCCTAATTTGGGTTATCATTCTCTGCTTGGGTGCTGTCGGAGTTGGGGGCTTCGCAGTTTACAAGTACCGAATCCGG AGATACATGGATTCGGAGATCCGGGCAATCATGGCGCAGTACATGCCGTTGGATAATCAAGGAGAAGTTCCGAGCCACGTCGCCCGCGGGGATATCTGA
- the LOC126619916 gene encoding uncharacterized protein LOC126619916, with the protein MGVIAYLDNVLVPMSLFLTVGYHAYLWHNLKNKPSRTTIGINMLKRRAWFLELDGGDDKKGMLAVQSLRNTLMGTTLTATVAILIQVSLAALINNSYSATHLFSNTFFGSQSTKIFALKYGSAALSLSVCFLCSSMAIAFLIDANFLINACDQEFSSSGHARTILEKGFILALVSNRMLCITFPMLLWMLGPVPVWLSSLAMVWGLYGLDFPGKFNKSNKQNLS; encoded by the exons ATGGGAGTGATCGCTTATCTAGACAACGTTTTGGTCCCCATGAGCctctttctcacagttggttaCCATGCCTATCTATGGCACAACCTCAAGAACAAGCCCTCTCGTACCACAATTGGGATCAATATGCTGAAGAGGAGAGCTTGGTTCCTAGAGCTAGATGGG GGTGATGATAAGAAAGGCATGTTAGCAGTCCAAAGCTTGAGAAATACTCTTATGGGGACAACACTCACAGCCACAGTAGCAATTCTTATTCAAGTCTCGCTGGCAGCTCTAATAAACAATTCCTATAGTGCAACGCACCTCTTCAGCAATACCTTTTTTGGGTCACAATCCACCAAGATTTTTGCCTTAAAATATGGCTCCGCAGCTTTGTCTTTGTCAGTTTGCTTCTTGTGCAGCTCCATGGCGATTGCGTTTTTGATCGATGCCAACTTCTTGATCAATGCTTGTGATCAGGAGTTCTCATCTTCTGGACACGCAAGAACCATACTTGagaaagggtttattttggctCTTGTAAGCAACAGGATGCTGTGCATCACTTTTCCTATGCTGTTGTGGATGCTTGGACCTGTCCCGGTTTGGTTGTCATCTTTGGCGATGGTTTGGGGGCTTTATGGGCTGGATTTTCCTGGCAAGTTCAATAAAAGCAATAAGCAAAATCTCAGTTGA